A DNA window from Herpetosiphonaceae bacterium contains the following coding sequences:
- a CDS encoding S1C family serine protease → MRLSPLFLIVALLLSACGGAPNTQPAATSAAEASPSAAPAATPEPKEPTTVPTAATMNNEEIAEKLRPSTVRVVAEFGETAIDPEGLGAGTGIVYDLDNGYIITNAHVVEGASVVKIAVADSTKTRSARVVGRSQCDDLAVLKVENKEGLEAATLGESTSMKPGAEVVALGYPLSFELGTDISVNPGSISQLKAQLDKFEDLIKIDAAINPGNSGGPLVNRKGEVIGVNSLGIDGAQNTNYAIAMSQARPIVEQLQEGKNRHYIGLNLVPNEYEDYFGTTEGMAIIGVASGSPASQVGIQAADLLVKMEGKSISDEAAVCDILRSHADGDQLKVTVFRASTGELLEGELTMGKVGAADDKTVKLAVVGNLNSEPAGDNGQSGDSGQSGDNGQSGDSGQSDDDGLLVVNNSFDDGDAGTWPTGQEDGYSAQVADGAYTVNLTVDNMYLFLHPDEAADIANGAVAAQIRPEGTGLAGVMARYSEADGKRSMYVCWISNERKFACSKDVNNDWTVMVKPQTHDAIQPDTNNKVVLAVVGNEFSFQINDQEVASFTDDSLTTGGWGVYAETTPGNFKAHYDHIAIGKVE, encoded by the coding sequence GTGCGGCTCTCCCCCCTGTTTCTGATCGTCGCGCTGCTGCTCAGCGCATGTGGCGGCGCGCCAAACACCCAACCGGCAGCCACTTCAGCCGCCGAGGCCTCTCCCTCAGCAGCACCCGCAGCCACACCCGAACCCAAAGAACCGACCACCGTGCCTACTGCGGCGACGATGAACAACGAAGAGATTGCCGAGAAACTGCGGCCTTCGACGGTGCGCGTCGTGGCGGAGTTCGGCGAAACCGCGATCGATCCCGAAGGCCTGGGCGCTGGTACCGGCATTGTCTATGATCTCGACAACGGCTACATTATTACAAATGCTCATGTCGTCGAAGGCGCGTCGGTGGTGAAGATCGCCGTCGCCGACAGCACCAAAACTCGCTCGGCGCGCGTCGTGGGGCGCTCGCAGTGCGACGATCTGGCGGTGCTCAAGGTTGAGAACAAGGAAGGCTTAGAGGCGGCCACGCTGGGCGAGAGCACCAGCATGAAGCCGGGCGCTGAGGTGGTAGCGCTGGGCTATCCGCTGTCGTTCGAGCTGGGCACCGATATTTCGGTCAATCCGGGCAGTATCTCGCAGCTCAAGGCGCAACTGGATAAGTTCGAGGATCTGATCAAGATCGATGCGGCGATCAATCCGGGCAACTCCGGCGGCCCGCTGGTCAATCGCAAGGGCGAGGTGATCGGGGTTAACTCGCTGGGCATCGACGGCGCACAAAATACCAACTATGCGATTGCGATGTCACAGGCCAGGCCGATCGTCGAGCAGCTTCAAGAGGGCAAGAACCGGCACTACATCGGCCTGAACCTCGTGCCGAACGAGTACGAAGACTACTTCGGCACGACTGAAGGCATGGCGATCATCGGCGTGGCGAGCGGCAGCCCGGCCTCGCAGGTCGGCATTCAGGCGGCGGATCTGCTGGTCAAGATGGAAGGCAAGTCGATCAGCGACGAGGCGGCGGTCTGTGACATTCTGCGCTCCCATGCCGACGGCGATCAGCTCAAGGTGACGGTCTTCCGTGCCAGCACGGGCGAGCTGCTCGAAGGCGAGCTGACGATGGGCAAGGTCGGCGCGGCTGACGATAAGACCGTCAAGCTGGCGGTGGTCGGTAATCTCAACAGCGAGCCAGCCGGCGACAACGGTCAGTCGGGCGACAGCGGCCAGAGCGGCGACAATGGTCAGAGCGGCGACAGCGGGCAGAGCGATGACGATGGCCTGCTCGTCGTCAATAACTCGTTCGACGACGGCGATGCCGGAACGTGGCCCACCGGGCAGGAGGACGGCTACTCGGCGCAGGTCGCCGACGGCGCGTACACGGTCAATCTCACCGTCGATAACATGTACCTCTTCCTGCATCCCGACGAGGCCGCCGATATTGCGAACGGCGCTGTCGCCGCGCAGATTCGGCCTGAGGGAACGGGTCTGGCCGGTGTGATGGCACGCTACAGCGAGGCCGACGGCAAGCGCAGCATGTACGTGTGCTGGATCAGCAATGAGCGTAAGTTCGCCTGCTCCAAAGATGTCAACAACGACTGGACCGTGATGGTCAAGCCGCAGACGCACGACGCGATCCAGCCCGATACCAACAACAAGGTCGTGCTGGCGGTCGTCGGCAACGAGTTTAGCTTCCAGATCAACGACCAGGAAGTTGCCAGCTTCACCGACGACTCGCTCACCACCGGCGGGTGGGGCGTGTACGCCGAGACGACGCCCGGCAACTTCAAGGCGCACTACGATCATATCGCGATCGGCAAGGTCGAGTAA
- a CDS encoding MATE family efflux transporter, translating to MATRTLPLPQTGSLRSHVFKLAMPAVGEQFLNMLVGLADTYLVGHISVSAAAQLGYGPAEGLAGVGLANYVVWLVTTLFMAGAVGSTALIARAVGADDRTEANAVARQSVLLGIVMGLVGMAMMLLLAEPTLRLFGAPEEIVPLGTRFLHITSISMPLAGLMFMLNAALRGAGDTKTPLLVMLLVNGLNIGISWLLVNGELGFPALGVEGAAWGMGIGRAVGGIVIVGLLLRGCGVLKLDRLPYPDREILRRVTRVGLPTAGEMLAFQSALVLFARFITHLGTVPYAAHNTVVTVESISFLPGMGFAVAATTLVGQSLGAKHPQRARESGHEAYFQSAIFMGIMGALFIFVPEWFLALLVDDPAVVAAGVLPLRMVGIIQPILAANFVYAGALRGAGDTRWPLLIKLISPWLIRLPLAFWLIPMWGLEGAWIAMCVDLSLQGVLAWWRFRGNAWERIRV from the coding sequence ATGGCGACACGAACACTTCCGCTGCCTCAGACCGGCTCGCTACGCTCGCATGTGTTCAAGCTTGCTATGCCAGCCGTCGGCGAGCAGTTCCTCAACATGCTCGTCGGCCTGGCCGATACCTATCTGGTGGGGCATATTTCGGTGAGCGCGGCAGCGCAGCTTGGCTACGGGCCTGCCGAGGGCCTGGCCGGTGTTGGCCTTGCAAACTATGTGGTCTGGCTGGTGACGACACTGTTCATGGCCGGAGCGGTCGGGAGCACGGCGCTGATCGCGCGGGCAGTGGGTGCCGACGATCGTACCGAGGCGAACGCCGTGGCGCGTCAGTCGGTGCTGCTCGGCATCGTGATGGGCCTCGTGGGCATGGCGATGATGCTGCTGCTGGCCGAGCCTACACTGCGGCTGTTTGGCGCGCCGGAAGAGATCGTGCCGCTTGGGACGCGATTTTTGCACATTACCTCGATCTCGATGCCGCTGGCGGGCCTGATGTTTATGTTGAACGCGGCACTACGCGGCGCGGGCGATACCAAAACGCCGCTGCTGGTGATGCTGCTGGTCAACGGCCTGAACATCGGTATCTCCTGGCTGCTGGTCAACGGGGAGCTTGGCTTTCCGGCGCTTGGCGTCGAAGGCGCGGCCTGGGGCATGGGCATCGGTCGCGCGGTTGGCGGCATCGTGATCGTCGGGCTGCTGCTACGAGGCTGCGGCGTGCTCAAGCTGGATCGGCTGCCGTATCCCGATCGGGAGATCCTGCGCCGGGTGACACGGGTTGGGCTGCCGACGGCTGGCGAGATGCTGGCGTTTCAGAGCGCGCTGGTGCTCTTCGCGCGCTTCATCACCCATCTCGGCACGGTGCCCTACGCCGCGCACAACACCGTGGTCACGGTTGAAAGCATCTCGTTCTTGCCGGGCATGGGCTTTGCCGTCGCCGCGACGACGCTGGTGGGGCAAAGCCTGGGCGCGAAACATCCGCAGCGCGCGCGGGAGAGCGGCCACGAAGCCTACTTCCAGTCGGCGATCTTCATGGGCATCATGGGCGCGCTCTTTATCTTCGTGCCCGAATGGTTTTTAGCGCTGCTGGTGGACGATCCGGCGGTGGTGGCGGCGGGCGTGCTGCCGCTGCGGATGGTTGGGATTATTCAGCCGATCCTCGCGGCCAACTTCGTCTATGCGGGCGCGCTGCGTGGCGCGGGCGATACGCGCTGGCCGCTGCTGATCAAGCTGATCTCGCCCTGGCTGATTCGGCTGCCGCTAGCGTTCTGGCTGATTCCGATGTGGGGCCTGGAGGGAGCCTGGATCGCGATGTGCGTCGATCTCTCGCTGCAAGGCGTGCTGGCCTGGTGGCGGTTTCGCGGCAACGCCTGGGAGCGTATCCGCGTATGA
- a CDS encoding phage holin family protein codes for MNNQFNLKRFILRLAINIIAILVAVSIVPGLNLTGPWWGLAVVALIFGLVNTAIRPLLLFLALPFVVLTLGIFMLLINAGMLYLTSGMAEIFGIGLQIDSFLSALLGALVISIVSTVLSVLSGESRVQFQVVRGPDDD; via the coding sequence ATGAATAATCAATTCAATCTCAAACGCTTCATCCTACGCCTTGCCATCAACATCATCGCGATCCTGGTCGCCGTCTCGATCGTGCCGGGGCTGAACCTGACCGGCCCCTGGTGGGGCCTAGCCGTCGTCGCGCTGATCTTCGGGCTGGTCAACACCGCGATCCGTCCACTGCTGCTCTTCCTGGCGCTGCCGTTCGTGGTGCTGACGCTGGGCATCTTTATGCTGCTGATCAACGCGGGCATGCTCTATCTCACCAGCGGCATGGCCGAGATCTTCGGCATCGGACTTCAGATCGACAGCTTCCTCTCCGCGCTGCTCGGCGCGCTGGTGATCAGCATCGTCAGCACCGTGCTCAGCGTGCTCAGCGGCGAGAGCCGCGTGCAGTTCCAGGTGGTGCGCGGCCCCGACGACGACTAA
- a CDS encoding glutaredoxin family protein, which produces MDKELIVYGRTFPCPDLMRSERFLRSKQVAYRMIHIDQDEEAGTLVEQWVGHRSVPTIVVARKGEVLPIEEPAPLPQGRSARSFDRGTLITEPSDEALSTFLQRHGLLNRA; this is translated from the coding sequence GTGGACAAAGAGCTTATCGTTTACGGGCGCACCTTTCCCTGCCCCGATCTGATGCGTTCGGAGCGATTTTTGCGGAGCAAGCAAGTCGCCTATCGCATGATCCATATCGATCAGGACGAAGAGGCCGGCACGCTGGTCGAGCAGTGGGTCGGGCATCGCAGCGTCCCAACGATCGTCGTCGCCCGCAAAGGCGAGGTCCTGCCGATCGAGGAGCCAGCGCCGCTGCCGCAGGGCCGCTCCGCCCGCTCGTTCGATCGTGGCACGCTGATCACCGAGCCGAGCGACGAGGCGCTGAGCACGTTCTTGCAGCGTCATGGCCTGCTGAACCGAGCATAA
- the trpD gene encoding anthranilate phosphoribosyltransferase gives MQIQDAIKTVVQGRDLAQDDAAAVMQQIMTGEATPAQVAAFLTALHLKGETDAEIAGMAEVMREKSVRVYHEEPVLDTCGTGGDSANTFNISTTAAFVAAGAGATVAKHGNRAMSSRCGSADVLEGLGVDIELDAVGVTRCLDLAGIGFMFAQKFHPAMRYVGPIRREIGIRTAFNVLGPLTNPAHAEYQVLGVASAPLAEKLARALSRMGTLHALVVHGTDGVDEMSLSAPSLVWEVRAGQEPRQQEIAPETLGIPRAPRGAILGGTVEENVQIIRGILDGSLHGPQRDIVLLNAAAALVAAERAGDFAEGIALARRSLDEGAAHSSMEQMVRASRTTA, from the coding sequence ATGCAGATTCAAGATGCAATTAAGACGGTGGTGCAGGGCCGCGATCTGGCGCAAGATGACGCGGCGGCGGTCATGCAGCAGATCATGACCGGCGAGGCAACGCCCGCGCAGGTGGCCGCGTTTCTGACCGCGCTGCATCTCAAGGGCGAAACCGACGCCGAGATCGCGGGCATGGCCGAGGTGATGCGCGAAAAATCGGTGCGCGTCTATCACGAAGAGCCGGTGCTCGATACCTGCGGCACCGGCGGCGACTCCGCCAATACGTTCAATATCTCGACCACGGCGGCGTTTGTCGCGGCGGGCGCGGGCGCGACTGTCGCCAAGCATGGCAATCGGGCTATGAGCAGCAGATGCGGCTCAGCGGATGTGCTTGAAGGTCTGGGCGTCGACATCGAGCTGGATGCCGTGGGCGTGACGCGCTGCCTCGATCTGGCCGGAATCGGATTCATGTTCGCGCAGAAGTTCCACCCGGCGATGCGCTACGTCGGCCCGATCCGCCGCGAGATCGGCATTCGCACCGCGTTCAATGTGCTCGGCCCGCTGACCAATCCGGCGCACGCCGAGTATCAGGTGCTCGGCGTGGCCTCCGCGCCGCTGGCAGAGAAGCTCGCGCGGGCGCTCAGCCGCATGGGCACGCTGCACGCGCTGGTGGTCCACGGCACCGACGGCGTGGACGAGATGAGCCTCAGCGCGCCGAGTCTGGTCTGGGAGGTGCGCGCGGGCCAGGAGCCGCGTCAGCAGGAGATCGCGCCGGAGACGCTGGGCATTCCGCGCGCGCCGCGCGGCGCAATCCTGGGCGGCACCGTCGAAGAAAACGTGCAGATCATCCGGGGCATTCTGGACGGCTCGCTGCACGGCCCGCAGCGCGACATCGTGCTGCTGAACGCGGCGGCGGCGCTGGTTGCCGCCGAGCGCGCGGGCGATTTCGCCGAGGGCATCGCGCTGGCGCGCAGGTCGCTGGACGAGGGAGCCGCGCACAGCAGCATGGAGCAGATGGTACGCGCCAGCCGAACCACTGCCTAG
- a CDS encoding aminodeoxychorismate/anthranilate synthase component II, translating to MNILLLDNYDSFTYNLFQYLSELGATVEVVRNDEIEVDEIRQRAPDKIVISPGPCTPAEAGISIPLIRELGVEIPILGVCLGHQAIGAAFGGRVIRAPEPVHGKLSAIHHRSQGVFQSLPSPFEATRYHSLIVERASLPSTLEVTAETADGLIMGLRHRDLPIEGIQFHPESYTTQYGKELLRNFLSSEQRQPTDAQSVEV from the coding sequence ATGAACATTCTACTGCTCGACAATTACGACTCGTTCACCTACAACCTGTTCCAATACCTGAGCGAGCTGGGCGCGACCGTCGAGGTCGTGCGCAACGACGAGATCGAAGTCGACGAGATCCGCCAGCGCGCGCCCGACAAGATCGTGATCTCGCCGGGGCCGTGTACGCCCGCCGAGGCCGGCATCTCGATTCCGCTGATCCGCGAGCTGGGCGTCGAGATCCCGATCCTGGGCGTCTGCCTGGGCCATCAGGCGATCGGCGCGGCTTTTGGCGGGCGTGTCATTCGCGCGCCGGAGCCGGTTCACGGCAAGCTCTCGGCGATCCACCACCGCAGCCAGGGCGTGTTCCAAAGCCTGCCGTCGCCATTCGAGGCCACGCGCTACCACTCGCTGATCGTCGAGCGCGCGAGCCTGCCGTCGACCTTGGAAGTGACCGCCGAGACAGCCGACGGGCTGATCATGGGCCTGCGCCATCGCGACCTGCCGATCGAGGGCATCCAGTTTCACCCGGAGTCGTACACGACGCAGTACGGCAAGGAGCTATTGCGCAACTTCCTGTCCAGCGAGCAGCGGCAGCCTACGGACGCGCAGAGCGTCGAGGTGTAG
- the trpE gene encoding anthranilate synthase component I — protein sequence MITPTFETLRALADEHRRGLMPISVELLADTLTPVSAYVLLTSGEDGPTCLLESVEGGEHMGRYSFIGMQPREVVALHADEGDPLLAIERLAATNGPYHSFPGLPRFSGGAVGWLGFEAVTAFERLPRARGRPYGGLPDGVFARFDTLAAFDHLRHTLTLITHVRLDGANLAHAYDRALARLNELQERLQAPMGTSRVQPRPAESATLPIFEASNFSRDAYEAAVERAKEYTRAGDIFQVVPSQRFARSTKADALTIYRALRAVNPSPYMYLLRGFGLDLIGASPEMLLRVEDGIVETHPIAGTRRRGRDEADDQRLTEELLADPKERAEHLMLVDLGRNDVGRVAKPGTVKVPQFMQLERYSHVMHLVSRVTGELREDLSPLDALRACFPAGTVSGAPKIRAMEIITELEPDQRGPYSGCVGYLGFDGSLDTAITIRTIYLKDGVAHVQAGGGVVADSVAALEWQETQNKARALLRAIELAEAM from the coding sequence ATGATTACACCAACATTTGAAACACTCAGGGCGCTGGCAGACGAGCATCGACGCGGGCTGATGCCGATCAGCGTCGAACTGCTGGCCGACACGCTCACGCCTGTCTCCGCATACGTGCTGCTCACCTCAGGCGAGGACGGCCCGACCTGTCTGCTCGAGTCGGTCGAGGGCGGCGAGCACATGGGCCGCTACTCGTTCATCGGGATGCAGCCCCGCGAGGTCGTGGCGCTCCACGCCGACGAGGGCGATCCGCTGCTCGCGATCGAGCGGCTGGCCGCGACGAACGGGCCGTATCACTCGTTTCCGGGCCTGCCGCGCTTCAGCGGCGGGGCGGTTGGCTGGCTGGGCTTCGAGGCTGTCACCGCCTTCGAGCGGCTGCCGCGCGCCAGAGGCCGACCGTACGGCGGTCTGCCGGATGGCGTCTTTGCCCGCTTCGATACGCTGGCGGCCTTCGACCACCTGCGGCACACGCTCACGCTGATCACGCATGTGCGGCTGGATGGCGCGAATCTCGCCCACGCCTACGATCGCGCGCTGGCCCGGCTGAACGAGCTTCAGGAGCGGCTGCAAGCGCCGATGGGCACCAGCCGCGTCCAGCCACGGCCCGCCGAGTCGGCGACGCTGCCGATCTTTGAGGCGTCGAACTTTAGCAGAGATGCGTACGAGGCCGCCGTCGAGCGCGCCAAGGAGTATACCCGCGCCGGAGACATCTTCCAGGTCGTGCCCTCGCAGCGCTTCGCCCGCTCCACCAAAGCCGACGCGCTGACGATCTACCGGGCACTGCGCGCGGTCAATCCGTCGCCCTACATGTATCTGCTGCGCGGCTTCGGCCTCGATCTGATCGGCGCGTCGCCGGAGATGCTGCTGCGCGTTGAGGATGGCATCGTCGAGACTCATCCGATCGCCGGGACGCGCCGCCGTGGCCGCGATGAAGCCGACGATCAGCGCCTGACCGAGGAATTGCTGGCCGATCCCAAGGAGCGCGCCGAGCACCTGATGCTGGTCGATCTTGGCCGCAACGATGTCGGGCGCGTGGCAAAGCCCGGAACGGTCAAAGTGCCGCAGTTCATGCAGCTTGAGCGCTACTCGCACGTGATGCATCTGGTGTCGCGGGTGACGGGCGAGCTGCGCGAGGATCTGTCGCCGCTCGACGCGCTGCGGGCCTGCTTCCCGGCGGGAACGGTCAGCGGCGCGCCCAAGATTCGCGCGATGGAGATCATCACCGAGCTGGAGCCGGACCAGCGCGGGCCGTACTCCGGCTGCGTCGGCTATCTGGGCTTCGACGGATCGCTCGACACCGCGATCACGATCCGCACGATCTATCTCAAAGACGGCGTCGCGCATGTCCAGGCCGGTGGCGGCGTGGTCGCCGATAGTGTGGCCGCGCTCGAATGGCAGGAGACGCAAAACAAAGCGCGCGCGCTGCTGCGGGCGATCGAGCTGGCCGAGGCGATGTAG
- the trpS gene encoding tryptophan--tRNA ligase, whose amino-acid sequence MTKRRLLTGTRPTGKLHIGHYVGTYANRLRLQDQYECFFLIADLHVLTTKSSKADVAEIRGNIHEMVLDELALGIDPQRSTIYVQSAVKEIYQLNLIFEMLVTVPRLSRIPSIKDMARNAHIEEDQLPFGLLGYPVLQSGDILLPRAEAVPVGRDQAAHIELTREIARRFNNVYGEVFPEPEYVESEVGTLVGTDGQAKMSKSLNNSILLSDDAKTVEQKVRGMYTDPNRVRADIPGRVEGNPVFIYHDAFNPNTAEVDDLKDRYRQGKVGDVEVKRKLAAAINNFLDPIRERRAEFAARPGIVEEVLHAGNARMRAVASETIEMVEEAMGLTYYRD is encoded by the coding sequence ATGACGAAACGAAGACTCCTGACGGGCACGCGCCCGACCGGCAAATTGCATATCGGGCACTATGTCGGCACCTACGCCAACCGTCTGCGCCTGCAAGATCAGTACGAATGCTTCTTCCTGATCGCCGATCTGCACGTGCTGACGACCAAATCGTCCAAGGCCGATGTCGCCGAGATTCGCGGCAACATCCACGAGATGGTGCTGGACGAGCTGGCGCTGGGCATCGATCCGCAGCGCAGCACGATCTATGTCCAGTCGGCGGTCAAAGAGATCTATCAGCTCAATCTGATCTTTGAGATGCTGGTGACGGTGCCGCGTCTGAGCCGTATTCCGTCGATCAAGGACATGGCGCGCAATGCCCATATCGAAGAAGATCAACTGCCGTTCGGCCTGCTGGGCTACCCCGTGCTTCAGTCCGGCGATATTCTGCTGCCGCGCGCCGAGGCCGTGCCCGTGGGCCGCGATCAGGCGGCGCATATCGAGCTGACCCGCGAGATCGCGCGGCGCTTCAACAACGTCTATGGCGAGGTCTTCCCGGAGCCGGAGTATGTCGAGAGCGAGGTCGGCACGCTCGTGGGCACAGACGGCCAGGCCAAGATGAGCAAGAGCCTCAACAACTCGATCCTGCTCTCCGATGATGCCAAGACCGTCGAGCAGAAGGTGCGCGGCATGTACACCGATCCGAACCGTGTTCGCGCCGATATTCCCGGTCGCGTCGAGGGCAACCCGGTCTTCATCTACCACGATGCGTTCAATCCCAACACCGCCGAGGTCGACGATCTGAAAGATCGCTACCGCCAGGGCAAGGTCGGCGATGTCGAGGTCAAGCGCAAGCTGGCCGCCGCGATCAATAACTTTCTCGACCCGATCCGCGAGCGACGCGCCGAGTTTGCGGCCCGGCCCGGCATCGTCGAGGAGGTGCTGCACGCGGGCAATGCGCGGATGCGCGCCGTTGCCAGCGAGACGATCGAGATGGTCGAAGAGGCGATGGGCCTGACGTATTATCGGGACTAG
- a CDS encoding SDR family NAD(P)-dependent oxidoreductase yields the protein MNIRDRIVLITGASSGIGAVTAHELARHGATVVLAARRADQLRALADEIERAGGRALAVPTDVARRDEIDRLVQTTIDTYGRVDVLINNAGIGDGTDVVASDDADLVKIVTINLLAPARCIQAVVPHMRRQGGGAIINIGSVAGEIGVSGLYSGTKFGLRGLNDSLARELRRYNIAVVLIAPGYIRTPLTEGINVPMPGPEVVARAIVAAIRRPRRKIFVPWYYAPLAYIAKLTPWLLDRIVARQAVPQPDRRDRKSTS from the coding sequence ATGAATATCCGCGATCGGATCGTGCTCATCACCGGCGCGTCCAGCGGCATCGGCGCTGTGACCGCCCACGAGCTCGCGCGGCACGGCGCGACCGTTGTGCTGGCTGCGCGTCGCGCCGATCAGCTTCGAGCGCTCGCGGACGAGATCGAGCGCGCTGGTGGTCGGGCGTTGGCGGTTCCAACCGACGTGGCGCGCCGCGACGAGATCGACCGGCTGGTCCAGACGACGATCGACACCTATGGCCGCGTCGATGTGCTGATCAACAACGCGGGCATCGGCGATGGCACCGATGTTGTCGCCAGCGACGACGCGGATCTGGTCAAGATCGTCACGATCAACCTGCTGGCACCCGCGCGCTGCATCCAGGCGGTCGTGCCGCATATGCGGCGGCAGGGCGGCGGCGCGATCATCAACATTGGCTCGGTCGCGGGCGAGATCGGCGTGAGCGGCCTCTACTCCGGCACCAAGTTCGGCCTGCGCGGCCTCAACGACTCGCTGGCGCGTGAGCTGCGCCGGTACAACATCGCGGTGGTGCTGATCGCGCCCGGCTATATCCGCACGCCGCTGACCGAGGGCATCAACGTGCCGATGCCGGGACCGGAAGTAGTCGCGCGGGCGATCGTCGCCGCGATCCGTCGGCCACGCCGCAAGATCTTCGTTCCGTGGTACTACGCGCCGCTCGCCTACATCGCCAAGCTTACGCCCTGGCTGCTCGACCGGATCGTCGCGCGGCAGGCTGTTCCACAGCCCGACCGCCGAGACAGAAAATCTACATCGTGA
- a CDS encoding sugar phosphate isomerase/epimerase family protein — MQVGMMNDPAVDPVTETRWAAKNGFEFIDLTMEGPAAAAEQVDVAALKAVLEHTGLGIVGHTAWYLPFGSPVPQVRAGAIEAVRVTFEPFARLGAHYVNVHVDRGLNGFTYDDTLRWNAESFARLAEEARQYGLTVMIENVVNTMNHPKAFRVLLDAHPDLRFHLDVAHANVKGEKTEDFLKAHADKLVHVHISDNRRTHDDHLPLGVGDIDWREQIELLQRHGYDGTITLEIFTPDRSYILENATRLRRLWQVVKEQP, encoded by the coding sequence ATGCAGGTCGGGATGATGAACGATCCGGCGGTCGATCCAGTGACAGAGACGCGCTGGGCCGCAAAGAACGGCTTTGAATTTATCGATCTGACGATGGAAGGCCCCGCCGCCGCCGCCGAGCAGGTGGATGTCGCCGCGCTCAAGGCCGTGCTCGAACATACGGGACTCGGCATCGTCGGGCACACCGCGTGGTATCTGCCGTTTGGCTCGCCGGTACCGCAGGTGCGAGCCGGGGCGATCGAGGCGGTGCGCGTAACCTTCGAGCCGTTCGCGCGGCTGGGAGCGCACTACGTCAACGTCCATGTCGATCGCGGCCTCAACGGCTTTACCTACGACGACACGCTCCGCTGGAACGCCGAGTCGTTTGCGCGGCTGGCGGAGGAAGCGCGGCAGTATGGCCTCACCGTGATGATCGAAAACGTGGTCAACACGATGAATCATCCTAAGGCGTTTCGCGTCCTGCTGGATGCGCATCCCGATCTGCGCTTTCATCTGGACGTTGCCCACGCGAATGTCAAGGGCGAGAAAACCGAGGATTTTCTCAAGGCGCACGCCGACAAACTGGTGCATGTCCACATCTCAGACAATCGACGAACCCACGACGATCACCTGCCGCTCGGCGTCGGCGACATCGACTGGCGGGAGCAGATCGAGCTATTGCAGCGCCACGGCTACGACGGCACGATCACACTGGAGATCTTCACGCCCGACCGATCCTACATTTTGGAGAATGCGACGCGGCTGCGCCGTCTGTGGCAGGTCGTGAAGGAGCAGCCATGA
- a CDS encoding acyl-CoA thioesterase produces the protein MSTSAKVTFEPRPTVRVSTAEIVLPSNTNTHGTMFGGDVLAMMDKTAAIAAIRFSRQPVVTASTERIDFRTPIRLGDIIEAFARVIHTGRTSLIVRIDIYAERPLTGERERCTTGYYSFVSIDEQGRPQPVPPLLIITDEERRDWERGAEIRQHIQQRRAAERDREG, from the coding sequence ATGAGTACTAGCGCTAAAGTTACCTTCGAGCCGCGTCCTACGGTGCGTGTTTCGACGGCGGAGATTGTTCTACCGAGCAATACGAATACCCACGGTACTATGTTCGGCGGCGATGTGCTGGCGATGATGGACAAAACGGCAGCGATCGCGGCGATCCGTTTTAGCCGCCAGCCGGTTGTCACCGCCAGTACCGAGCGGATCGATTTTCGCACGCCGATTCGGCTTGGCGACATTATCGAGGCGTTCGCGCGCGTGATCCATACGGGCCGGACCTCGCTGATCGTGCGGATCGACATCTATGCCGAGCGTCCGCTGACAGGTGAGCGCGAGCGCTGCACCACCGGATACTACTCGTTCGTTTCGATCGACGAGCAGGGCAGGCCGCAGCCTGTGCCGCCGCTCTTGATCATCACCGATGAAGAGCGCCGCGACTGGGAGCGTGGCGCGGAGATTCGTCAGCATATTCAGCAACGACGAGCCGCAGAACGCGATCGAGAAGGCTAG